One segment of Bacteroides caecimuris DNA contains the following:
- the xerC gene encoding tyrosine recombinase XerC, whose amino-acid sequence MLIESFLDYLRYERNYSEKTVLAYGEDIKQLQEFAQEEYGKFNPLEVEAGLIREWIVSLMDKGYTSTSVNRKLSSLRTFYKYLLKQGETTIDPLRKIKGPKNKKPLPVFLKENEMNRLLDETDFGEGFKGCRDRLIIEVFYATGMRLSELIGLDNKDIDFSASLLKVTGKRNKQRLIPFGDELRELILEYIDVRNEMIPERSEAFFVRENGERLYKNLVYNLVKRNLSKVATVKKKSPHVLRHTFATTMLNNEAELEAVKELLGHESIATTEIYTHATFEELKKVYKQAHPRA is encoded by the coding sequence ATGTTGATAGAATCTTTTCTTGATTATCTCCGGTATGAGCGGAACTATTCTGAAAAAACCGTTCTTGCGTATGGTGAAGATATAAAGCAATTGCAGGAGTTTGCTCAGGAAGAGTATGGAAAATTTAATCCGTTAGAGGTCGAGGCGGGACTGATTCGTGAATGGATTGTTTCATTGATGGATAAAGGGTATACCTCAACTTCCGTAAATCGTAAGCTAAGTTCGCTCCGGACGTTTTACAAGTATCTCTTGAAGCAGGGAGAAACAACTATAGATCCTTTGCGTAAAATAAAAGGACCTAAAAACAAAAAACCGTTGCCTGTGTTCCTGAAAGAGAACGAAATGAATCGGTTGCTGGATGAAACGGACTTTGGTGAAGGATTTAAAGGGTGTCGGGATCGGTTGATTATTGAAGTGTTTTATGCTACCGGCATGAGACTTTCGGAATTAATAGGTTTGGATAATAAGGATATAGATTTTTCGGCTTCTCTTCTGAAAGTGACCGGGAAAAGAAACAAGCAGCGGCTGATTCCGTTTGGTGATGAGCTGCGCGAGTTAATACTTGAGTATATTGATGTAAGAAACGAGATGATTCCGGAAAGGTCAGAAGCTTTCTTTGTTAGAGAGAATGGTGAACGGCTTTACAAGAATCTAGTCTATAATTTAGTGAAACGGAACCTGTCAAAAGTGGCGACAGTGAAGAAGAAGAGTCCTCACGTGTTGAGACATACTTTTGCTACCACGATGCTGAATAATGAAGCGGAGTTGGAAGCGGTAAAAGAACTTCTGGGTCACGAGAGTATTGCAACTACCGAGATCTACACGCATGCCACATTTGAAGAACTTAAAAAAGTGTATAAACAAGCTCATCCAAGAGCTTAA
- the rpsU gene encoding 30S ribosomal protein S21 has translation MIVVPVKEGENIEKALKKFKRKFEKTGIVKELRSRQQFDKPSVTKRLKKERAVYVQQLQQVED, from the coding sequence ATGATTGTAGTACCTGTAAAAGAAGGCGAAAACATTGAAAAAGCGCTGAAGAAGTTCAAAAGAAAATTTGAAAAGACTGGCATTGTAAAAGAGTTGAGAAGCAGACAGCAGTTTGACAAACCGTCTGTAACTAAAAGACTTAAGAAAGAACGCGCGGTTTACGTACAACAACTTCAGCAAGTAGAAGATTAA
- the tuf gene encoding elongation factor Tu produces the protein MAKEKFERTKPHVNIGTIGHVDHGKTTLTAAITTVLAKKGLSELRSFDSIDNAPEEKERGITINTSHVEYQTANRHYAHVDCPGHADYVKNMVTGAAQMDGAIIVCAATDGPMPQTREHILLARQVNVPRLVVFLNKCDMVDDEEMLELVEMEMRELLSFYDFDGDNTPIIRGSALGALNGVEKWEDKVMELMDAVDNWIPLPPRDVDKPFLMPVEDVFSITGRGTVATGRIETGVIHVGDEVEILGLGEDKKSVVTGVEMFRKLLDQGEAGDNVGLLLRGIDKNEIKRGMVLCKPGQIKPHSKFKAEVYILKKEEGGRHTPFHNKYRPQFYLRTMDCTGEISLPEGTEMVMPGDNVTITVELIYPVALNPGLRFAIREGGRTVGAGQITEIID, from the coding sequence ATGGCTAAAGAGAAATTTGAACGTACCAAACCGCACGTAAACATTGGTACAATCGGTCACGTAGACCACGGTAAGACAACGTTGACAGCTGCTATCACTACTGTGTTGGCGAAGAAAGGTCTTTCAGAATTGCGTTCTTTCGATTCTATCGACAACGCTCCTGAAGAAAAAGAAAGAGGTATCACTATCAATACTTCTCACGTTGAATATCAAACAGCTAACCGTCACTATGCACACGTAGACTGTCCGGGTCACGCCGACTACGTAAAGAACATGGTAACTGGTGCTGCTCAGATGGACGGTGCTATCATCGTTTGTGCTGCAACTGATGGTCCGATGCCTCAAACTCGCGAACACATTCTGTTGGCTCGTCAGGTAAACGTACCTCGTCTGGTTGTATTCTTGAACAAGTGCGATATGGTAGACGACGAAGAAATGTTGGAACTCGTTGAAATGGAAATGAGAGAACTCCTTTCATTCTATGATTTCGATGGTGACAATACTCCTATTATCCGTGGTTCTGCTCTTGGCGCATTGAACGGTGTTGAAAAATGGGAAGACAAAGTTATGGAACTGATGGATGCAGTTGATAACTGGATTCCACTGCCTCCGCGCGATGTTGATAAACCATTCTTGATGCCGGTTGAAGACGTGTTCTCTATCACAGGTCGTGGTACTGTAGCAACAGGTCGTATCGAAACAGGTGTTATCCACGTTGGTGATGAAGTTGAAATCCTTGGTTTAGGTGAAGATAAGAAATCAGTTGTAACTGGTGTTGAAATGTTCCGTAAACTGTTGGATCAAGGTGAAGCTGGTGATAACGTAGGTCTTTTGCTGCGTGGTATTGACAAGAACGAAATCAAACGTGGTATGGTTCTTTGTAAACCAGGTCAGATTAAACCGCACTCTAAATTCAAAGCTGAGGTTTATATCTTGAAGAAAGAAGAAGGTGGTCGTCACACTCCGTTCCACAACAAATACCGTCCTCAGTTCTACTTGCGTACTATGGACTGTACAGGTGAAATCTCTTTGCCGGAAGGAACAGAAATGGTAATGCCGGGTGATAACGTAACTATTACAGTTGAGTTGATCTACCCAGTAGCATTGAACCCAGGTCTTCGTTTCGCTATCCGCGAAGGTGGACGTACGGTAGGTGCTGGTCAGATTACTGAAATTATCGACTAA
- the hpf gene encoding ribosome hibernation-promoting factor, HPF/YfiA family has product MDIRIQSIHFDASEQLQAFIQKKVSKLEKYYEDIKKVEVSLKVVKPEVAENKEAGIKILVPNGEFYASKVCDTFEEAIDLDVEALGKQLVKYKEKQRNK; this is encoded by the coding sequence ATGGATATTAGAATTCAATCAATTCACTTTGATGCGTCAGAGCAATTGCAGGCATTTATTCAGAAGAAAGTGTCCAAGTTGGAAAAATATTACGAAGATATAAAGAAAGTAGAGGTGTCATTAAAGGTAGTTAAACCAGAGGTTGCTGAAAATAAGGAGGCAGGCATTAAAATATTGGTCCCTAATGGGGAATTTTATGCAAGCAAAGTATGTGATACATTTGAAGAAGCAATTGATTTAGATGTAGAAGCGCTCGGAAAACAGCTGGTTAAATACAAGGAAAAGCAACGTAATAAATAA